A region of the Leptospira noumeaensis genome:
ACACTTTCTGATTGTTTTCTAGTCGAAACACCACAAAGAAAAAGGCTAATAGCAGTAATTGCGCAGGGATACTTTCAGAAAATTCAATGGCACTCGAAATGCCATACCCTACCAGAAACAAAAGCCCTGTTAAAGCTAAATAGTTTGTTTCCTTAATTTCGAAAAGAGATCGAACACTGAGTACAACAAAAAAACATAAGATTATATATAAAATAAGGATGATTCCATTAAAAAAGCGATATGGTATCGGCAACAAAGAAAATGTTTGAGCAAAAAAACTTGGATACTGAAAAACACAATGTTTGATACCGAAGTCATCTGTTGTAAAAACTGTCCATGGATATCGGAAAGGATAAAATCTATAGTTTTCATCAAAATCCTGATACTTTGCAAAACATTGATGGGAATGAATCCCTCTATCTTTGTATTCAATAGTTTGATAAAGTTTGATCTGAGAATCAGATTGTATTAAGGGACTGGTTCCACTATCCCAAACAACCCTTTTATAAACCAAATTACCAATAAATATAACCAATAATAAAAGAAGAAAATTTCCACTGATGAATACTTGCTGAACTTTGTTTAACCAATACATAAGGGTCTTCATTACTTCTTTTCTAAAAGAAACCCTTTGAAATGTGCCAAGGTAAATTCAGATTGAATTTTATATTTCACAGGTTTTAACTTAAAATTGATATCAAACTTTTCCTTCCAAATCGCAGTAGGAAATTCGGCATTTACCAATTGATTTCCTTCCCACTCTAAGTACAGAATTCGATTATCTTTGTTCTGTAACTGATTCTCTACTTTCAACCAATCTTCATTGGAATATACCGCAAGCTGAGGGTATTTAACGTAACTATAACCGACTAAATAAGAGATGGAAAGACCACGTTGAACGATTAGATCTGGTTTGAGATTATCAATCTGCTCCATTACTTGATGGTATAATTTTGCCGAAGACGACCATTGTTTGATCGCCCTTGTATCCGACTTATATGAAAAATATACCAAAGGCAAAAAAAGAAGATAAACAGGGATTTTAAACTGCCTTTTCCCAAAAGAGAGAAAAGTTCCGACCATTAAAAGATAAACACCACTTTCAAAATATCGCATCCCAAAAATATCAACACCCGCGCGGTAAGGAGAAATAATAGGCAACAAAAGAATGAATATGGTTCCAGAAATAAGAAATGGAAATATTGGTGATTTCCTTTCCCACCATAACGAAAGAGTTGCCAAAATTAAGATTGGATAACCTTTAAAAATTCCGATCTTAAACTCATTACCCCAGAGATCGGCAATCCATTCCCGACCGAGATCCCTCTGTAAATTTCCCGACTCCATATCTGTGACGGTGTTCAAACCTCTCATACCAAGGAAATGTCCATATACATCGTGGTTCCAGAGAAAGAACAATATTTGTAATCCCATACATAATAAAATATAAGGAATTAATCTTTTAAATAAACTGACTTTGTTCTCAGATATTAAAAAAGAAATTCCTAAAAATAAAATGAGGGCAATGGATGACTCTGGACGCAGTTGAAAATTAAAAACAATGGCAACAGCCAAAAGCAAACCATATCGAAATTCACTTTTATCCTGAAATTCAAGAAAAGAAAGAATGGCTGCTAAAAGGAAAAAATTCGTTAACGTGAGTTCAGAATAATCCAACGAAGAAAGAAATATTGGTGTTAAACATTGAATGAATAGAACAGAAAGAAGAACGAAATTCCCCCTTTTCTCATATTGATTTAAGATTCGATCCAACAGAAAAAAATTTAACAAAAAGAAAAGTATCGGAATATAAGTGATCCATTTAATTGAGACAACGAGTAAAATTAACTTCTGAATCCAAGTAAACAAAACTGGATATTGAAAAACACAATTCCCATTTTTTAGAAAGAAAGCCCAAGGATATCCGAATGGAATCATTGATACTTCAAATCCTAGTTCCTTTGCAGGGAAATAACACTCCTCTGCGGAACCACCTGCTAGACTATTTAATACTTGGTAGTATTTGATTTCAGGATCGCTAGAGATAAAAACAGAATGATCGTTCCATTTCCATCGATAAAAAAATGGAATCAGGATAATAAGAAAATAAATACAAAATCTTTTGGGAAAACCCATTTTAGTCTCGTTTAATGATATGTGCTGTAACGGCTTGTAACCCAAAGATCAGCAAAGTTAAACTTAAGTTAGTCGCTACAATGAATTCACGTTCAAAATTAATAAAAACGAAGCCCGATTTTTGCCACTGAATGAAAATCCATACAATCGCTAAAGCAATGATGCCCAAACCACTCAGGAGTACAAAGAAAAGTCTGTCTTCTTCCATTGATAAAATAAACTGATATATCGAACTTACTTTGGCTTGTTTTGTTGCGATGAGTAGCCCTGTCCCCCAAAGTGTAAGACCAAGAACAGAAAGAAAAGAAAACAATAACATAGAATGTAATCCGTAGAAATTGACTCCAAATACAGAGATCACTTTCCCTACAAAAACCGATATTAGAAGCTGAGACCAGGCCAGAACAAAAATAACAATTCCCGTTCGTTCAAATAAATGCGAACCATAAAACAAAATTCGGAGTAAGTGTCTCATACCATCACGCCAAGTGCGTAAATGAGGAATC
Encoded here:
- a CDS encoding LA_3751/LA_3752 family putative glycosyltransferase; translation: MGFPKRFCIYFLIILIPFFYRWKWNDHSVFISSDPEIKYYQVLNSLAGGSAEECYFPAKELGFEVSMIPFGYPWAFFLKNGNCVFQYPVLFTWIQKLILLVVSIKWITYIPILFFLLNFFLLDRILNQYEKRGNFVLLSVLFIQCLTPIFLSSLDYSELTLTNFFLLAAILSFLEFQDKSEFRYGLLLAVAIVFNFQLRPESSIALILFLGISFLISENKVSLFKRLIPYILLCMGLQILFFLWNHDVYGHFLGMRGLNTVTDMESGNLQRDLGREWIADLWGNEFKIGIFKGYPILILATLSLWWERKSPIFPFLISGTIFILLLPIISPYRAGVDIFGMRYFESGVYLLMVGTFLSFGKRQFKIPVYLLFLPLVYFSYKSDTRAIKQWSSSAKLYHQVMEQIDNLKPDLIVQRGLSISYLVGYSYVKYPQLAVYSNEDWLKVENQLQNKDNRILYLEWEGNQLVNAEFPTAIWKEKFDINFKLKPVKYKIQSEFTLAHFKGFLLEKK